One stretch of Akkermansia sp. RCC_12PD DNA includes these proteins:
- a CDS encoding NAD(P)/FAD-dependent oxidoreductase: MKTVLIIGGGPAGLTAAYELGKTGKFHVVVLEKEKQLGGISRTLMYQGNRIDIGGHRFFSKSRVVMDWWKNMLPLQGAPSCDDIALKRRVALTGDRETPDPEKEEEVMLVRSRLSRIYFLRKFFAYPISLSVETIRNLGMMRVFKMGCSYLYSVFHKREEKTLEDFFVNRFGEELYKTFFRDYTAKVWGVPCREIGADWGSQRVKGVSVAKVLGHACQKLFFWKKLKGTKTETSLIEEFWYPKLGPGQLWEKVGREASQLGVSIQLHQEVAKILLKGDRVAGVEVLSLDAQTYRTIYADYVISTMPVKELIAKMDIPVPEPVQHVAAGLVYRDFMTAGLLLHKLKIKSKYMNTSVGEDGVVFDNWIYIQEPDVKVGRLQIFNNWSPYLVHNRNFVWIGLEYFVNEGDDLWKMEDKDFCQFAIEELEKIGVIDQKDVIDQTVFRINKAYPAYFGTYPQFQKIREYLDGFSNLYLIGRNGMHRYNNMDHSMLSAMEAVKNIISGRMDKSNIWNVNTEKEYHESK; this comes from the coding sequence ATGAAAACAGTTTTGATTATCGGAGGTGGTCCTGCCGGGTTAACGGCTGCTTATGAGCTTGGAAAAACAGGAAAATTTCATGTAGTTGTCTTGGAAAAGGAGAAGCAGCTTGGAGGAATTTCCCGAACACTGATGTATCAGGGTAACCGCATTGACATCGGAGGGCATCGGTTCTTTTCCAAATCAAGGGTAGTAATGGACTGGTGGAAAAACATGCTCCCTCTGCAAGGAGCTCCATCTTGTGATGATATTGCTCTCAAACGGCGGGTTGCCTTGACGGGGGACAGAGAAACCCCTGATCCGGAAAAGGAAGAAGAGGTTATGCTGGTTAGGTCCAGATTGTCCCGGATTTATTTTTTGAGAAAATTTTTCGCTTATCCGATTTCCCTAAGTGTAGAGACAATAAGGAACCTGGGTATGATGCGCGTGTTTAAGATGGGGTGTTCCTATCTTTATTCTGTTTTTCATAAACGGGAGGAAAAAACGTTGGAAGATTTTTTCGTAAACCGTTTTGGAGAGGAACTTTATAAAACGTTTTTCAGAGATTATACAGCCAAGGTTTGGGGGGTGCCCTGCAGGGAAATAGGCGCTGACTGGGGTTCTCAGCGTGTCAAGGGAGTATCTGTGGCCAAAGTCCTGGGCCATGCGTGTCAGAAACTGTTTTTTTGGAAAAAGCTGAAAGGAACAAAAACGGAAACGTCATTGATTGAGGAGTTTTGGTATCCAAAATTGGGACCGGGACAGTTGTGGGAAAAAGTGGGCCGCGAAGCCTCCCAATTAGGCGTGTCTATACAATTACACCAGGAAGTTGCCAAAATTCTGTTAAAAGGAGATCGTGTTGCAGGGGTGGAAGTTTTGTCTTTGGATGCTCAAACCTACAGAACAATTTACGCTGATTACGTTATTTCCACCATGCCGGTAAAAGAGCTTATTGCAAAAATGGATATTCCAGTTCCCGAACCTGTGCAGCATGTTGCTGCGGGATTGGTTTACAGGGATTTTATGACTGCAGGGCTATTGCTTCATAAACTGAAGATCAAGAGTAAATATATGAATACCAGTGTGGGTGAAGATGGTGTGGTTTTCGATAACTGGATTTATATTCAAGAACCTGATGTCAAGGTGGGGAGACTTCAGATTTTTAACAATTGGAGTCCTTATTTGGTTCATAACAGGAATTTTGTTTGGATTGGTTTGGAATATTTTGTTAATGAAGGAGACGATTTGTGGAAGATGGAAGATAAAGATTTCTGTCAATTTGCGATTGAGGAATTGGAAAAGATAGGCGTTATCGATCAGAAAGATGTTATTGATCAAACTGTATTCCGCATTAACAAAGCTTACCCGGCCTATTTTGGAACTTATCCTCAGTTTCAAAAAATCAGGGAATACTTGGATGGTTTTTCCAATTTGTATTTAATAGGCCGCAATGGCATGCATCGCTACAACAATATGGATCATTCCATGTTGTCTGCTATGGAAGCGGTCAAAAATATTATTTCTGGCCGTATGGATAAATCCAATATATGGAATGTCAATACGGAAAAGGAATACCATGAATCCAAATAA
- a CDS encoding HD domain-containing protein gives MMQGDQAQDSEISTQAVIYLGPSSMSLMVAEVAENRIRMLDFLQQPVPMARDIFRLHRISRHTMDRCVQIIGDYLEILKEYGTGVRLSVRLMISNIISEADNVDVFVNRMHVAHGLRGRRIDDGKMTRLIYVKVQETLARYPGFSKKKVLVVHTGPGNTRVLLFQKGRIMRYSCYRLGTHRTGEAVGEIEYGDDVTELSLLREHMRGQVDQICLDYGGVKGLAGLVVIGQEMQQLRERLNPSAEGKVSCSALVAEAEKMSRTTMEQRMNVYGADFAGVDSLLPAVLMTEMIARSLNLNDVIIPDSGYEEEFLGSLIRAERHPEDLEAEVLHFAGILADRYKADKGHREHVAHLCMEMFDQLQDLHRLSEHDRLLLEVASILHEVGSFISQQNHQLHSQYIILNSEIFGLSRDDVETVALLARYHRHEVPSNSDPMYGELELTDRMRVAKMAAILRVADALERGHAQRVNGVRAHIRGRMLELELQGVRETAVEDLALRLKGDLFADIFGYDVVLVPQR, from the coding sequence ATGATGCAAGGCGATCAGGCTCAGGATTCTGAAATATCAACGCAGGCGGTCATCTACCTGGGGCCCAGCTCCATGAGCCTGATGGTGGCGGAGGTGGCCGAGAACAGGATACGCATGCTGGATTTCCTCCAGCAGCCCGTTCCCATGGCCCGGGATATTTTCCGCCTTCACCGCATTTCCCGCCATACGATGGACCGCTGCGTGCAGATCATCGGGGACTACCTGGAAATTCTCAAGGAATATGGAACCGGCGTCCGGCTTTCCGTACGGCTGATGATTTCTAACATCATCTCGGAAGCGGATAATGTGGATGTATTCGTGAACCGGATGCATGTGGCCCACGGTTTGCGCGGCCGGCGCATTGACGACGGCAAAATGACGCGCCTCATTTATGTGAAGGTGCAGGAAACGCTGGCCCGGTATCCCGGATTCAGCAAGAAAAAGGTGCTTGTGGTCCATACCGGACCGGGAAATACCCGCGTGCTTCTGTTCCAGAAGGGGCGCATCATGCGCTATTCCTGCTACCGCCTGGGAACGCACCGCACGGGTGAAGCCGTCGGAGAAATCGAATATGGGGACGACGTAACGGAACTTTCCCTGCTCCGGGAGCACATGCGCGGGCAGGTGGACCAGATCTGCCTGGATTACGGCGGCGTCAAGGGATTGGCCGGCCTCGTTGTCATCGGGCAGGAAATGCAGCAGTTGCGGGAGCGCCTGAATCCGTCTGCGGAGGGCAAGGTTTCCTGTTCCGCGCTGGTGGCGGAAGCTGAAAAAATGTCCCGCACCACGATGGAGCAGCGCATGAACGTTTACGGTGCCGACTTTGCCGGGGTGGATTCCCTGCTGCCCGCCGTGTTGATGACGGAAATGATTGCCCGCAGTCTGAACCTGAATGACGTCATTATTCCCGATAGCGGCTATGAGGAGGAATTCCTCGGCAGTCTCATCCGTGCGGAACGGCATCCGGAGGATCTGGAGGCGGAAGTGCTCCACTTTGCCGGCATTCTGGCGGACAGGTACAAGGCAGACAAGGGGCACCGGGAGCATGTGGCGCACCTGTGCATGGAAATGTTTGACCAGCTCCAGGACCTGCACCGTCTTTCGGAGCATGACCGGTTGCTGTTGGAGGTAGCCTCCATCCTCCATGAAGTAGGGTCTTTCATCAGCCAGCAGAACCACCAGCTTCATTCCCAGTACATCATTCTGAACAGTGAAATTTTTGGCCTTTCGCGTGACGACGTGGAAACCGTGGCTCTGCTGGCCCGCTACCACCGGCATGAGGTTCCTTCCAATTCTGATCCCATGTACGGGGAGCTGGAACTCACGGACCGCATGCGCGTGGCGAAAATGGCCGCCATCCTGCGCGTGGCGGATGCCCTGGAGCGCGGGCACGCCCAGCGCGTGAACGGCGTCAGAGCCCATATCCGCGGCCGGATGCTGGAGCTGGAACTTCAGGGCGTGCGGGAAACCGCCGTGGAAGACCTGGCCCTGCGGCTGAAGGGTGACCTGTTTGCGGATATTTTTGGCTATGACGTCGTGCTGGTCCCGCAGAGGTGA
- a CDS encoding acyltransferase, translating to MTPAAPIPDSVIFEKTATHRMVWVDVARVVACLLIIANHMAFYSAELYRWVWAEFLAARTPFFLLVAGYFVGRGSFGSLDGRFFLWKRSWFLLRPYLIWGLTAVVLIGWSPLHEYYESYVPLYGWLRGEPGSGFWPALAAFARCMGIAGHPVDAPMWFLRDIIIYTAIAPLLHRLGSYLLWMGLLMLSLNYFALDLADHDYPIANSLGFFLLGMFISRYPLPDLTAAVRRHAVAFLLCTLVLTWWLVGHRDQHNSMLIALGMLGLMSLAILFTEWFPRSAKWMAGLAPACFFIFGTHYIVIILLRESGWITLKGTSWDVFWLCLVPVIFSVLAGLFFCMKRFVPRLVPLLGAYRILIDK from the coding sequence ATGACGCCCGCCGCTCCCATTCCCGATTCCGTGATTTTTGAAAAAACGGCTACTCATCGCATGGTCTGGGTGGATGTGGCGCGGGTCGTTGCCTGCCTCCTGATCATTGCCAATCACATGGCTTTTTATTCGGCGGAACTCTACCGCTGGGTCTGGGCGGAGTTTCTGGCGGCGCGCACCCCTTTCTTCCTGCTGGTTGCCGGATATTTTGTCGGGCGCGGTTCGTTCGGTTCTCTGGATGGGCGCTTTTTCCTGTGGAAACGCAGCTGGTTTCTGCTGCGCCCCTACCTGATCTGGGGATTGACGGCGGTCGTCCTGATCGGCTGGTCCCCGTTGCATGAATATTATGAATCCTACGTCCCCCTGTACGGGTGGCTGCGCGGGGAGCCGGGGAGCGGTTTCTGGCCCGCCTTGGCGGCATTTGCTCGCTGCATGGGCATTGCGGGACATCCTGTGGACGCTCCCATGTGGTTTCTACGGGACATCATCATTTATACCGCTATTGCCCCTCTCCTGCACCGGCTGGGGAGCTATTTGCTCTGGATGGGGCTGCTCATGCTTTCCCTGAACTATTTTGCGCTGGATTTGGCGGACCATGACTATCCGATTGCCAACAGCCTCGGCTTTTTCCTGTTGGGGATGTTTATTTCCCGTTATCCCCTGCCGGATTTGACGGCCGCCGTGCGCCGCCATGCCGTAGCTTTCCTTCTCTGCACGCTGGTGCTTACCTGGTGGCTGGTAGGCCACAGGGACCAGCACAATTCCATGCTCATTGCGCTGGGTATGCTGGGCCTGATGTCCCTGGCCATTCTGTTTACGGAGTGGTTCCCGCGCTCCGCCAAATGGATGGCGGGGCTTGCGCCGGCCTGCTTCTTCATCTTCGGAACGCATTACATTGTTATTATCCTGTTGCGGGAAAGCGGTTGGATCACGCTGAAGGGAACCTCCTGGGACGTTTTCTGGCTTTGCTTGGTGCCTGTCATTTTCAGCGTGCTGGCGGGGCTGTTTTTCTGCATGAAGCGGTTTGTTCCACGCCTAGTTCCCTTATTGGGGGCATACAGGATATTGATTGATAAATAG
- the map gene encoding type I methionyl aminopeptidase, translating into MAERIHIKSPGEIAKMQKAGAVTAEILMEIGAEVHAGRTTREIDDIAREIFKKYKVGNAFYQYRGFPGQLCISVNEEVVHGSGGPRRIENGDIVSLDVGAIVDGWYGDNAMTVPVGMVAPETLRLLAATEESLFRAIDLVRPGALLADVCGAVEAFVRPRGFTVVRDFVGHGIGRHLHEEPQIPNYRPHYKLPRLKKGMALAIEPMVNAGRPSVKILDDGWTVVTADGKPSAHFEHTVIVTDGAPLIVTERPRIALPEQLGIAPL; encoded by the coding sequence ATGGCAGAACGAATCCACATCAAGTCTCCCGGTGAAATCGCCAAAATGCAGAAAGCCGGTGCCGTTACGGCGGAAATCTTGATGGAGATCGGGGCGGAGGTCCACGCGGGCCGCACGACGCGGGAAATAGACGACATTGCTCGCGAAATTTTCAAAAAATACAAGGTAGGCAACGCCTTCTACCAGTACCGCGGTTTTCCCGGCCAGCTCTGCATTTCCGTGAATGAGGAGGTCGTGCACGGCAGCGGCGGCCCCCGCCGTATTGAAAATGGTGACATTGTGAGCCTGGACGTGGGTGCCATTGTGGACGGCTGGTATGGGGACAATGCCATGACTGTGCCTGTGGGCATGGTGGCTCCTGAAACGCTCCGCCTTCTGGCTGCCACGGAGGAATCCCTGTTCCGCGCCATTGACTTGGTGAGGCCCGGGGCTCTGCTGGCAGACGTGTGCGGCGCGGTGGAAGCCTTTGTGCGCCCCCGCGGCTTTACGGTGGTGAGAGACTTTGTCGGACACGGCATAGGCCGTCATCTGCATGAGGAGCCCCAGATTCCGAATTACCGCCCCCATTACAAGTTGCCGCGCCTGAAAAAAGGCATGGCTCTGGCGATTGAACCCATGGTGAACGCCGGCAGGCCTTCCGTCAAAATCCTGGATGATGGCTGGACGGTGGTCACGGCGGATGGCAAGCCTTCCGCCCACTTTGAGCATACTGTCATCGTGACGGACGGCGCACCCCTCATTGTGACGGAGCGCCCCCGGATCGCGCTTCCCGAACAGCTCGGGATTGCCCCCCTCTAA
- the ppk1 gene encoding polyphosphate kinase 1 yields MSNEYINRELSWLEFNQRVLDQAVRTDLPLLERLKFLAITASNLDEFFMVRVGGLQMLRHSGSRVKDISGMTPTRQLKAIRTRVGRMIEDQYRLFHEEILPWMEVNGINPLALEDLSTSQRLTLEQYFNNQIFPLLTPLDMDAPEAPALPSLKLLMGVELRDNETGDVRVSVVALPDGLPRRVPVPSAETERYVMLEDLVRECIGSVFPGETVLSAAVFRVTRNGDIAVQEEDALDLADEMEEVLVARKFSECVRLEIESSAPVPLHDRIMLIVGAGKAETYDLKGPLMLSDFMEMAFAPGNDQLKVEQWSPQPSPAVDPAVSIFENIANGDILLNHPYESFEPVLRLVEEAAEDPDVIAIKQVLYRTARNSRIVAALKKAAESGKQVTALVELKARFDEARNLEKAEELQRSGVQVVYGVKGLKTHAKICLVVRREQGMLRRYCHFGTGNYNEVTAKIYTDISYLTCDDQLGADASQFFNSVTGRTKLMRFRKLYPSPALMKARLIELIEGEAERARQGEPARISAKMNSLQDVEIIDALYRAADAGVDIELNVRGICCLKTGPRPNGKVIRVVSIVDRYLEHARIFFFHHGGNHQLFIASADWMTRNLDKRVELMVPVINGRLARRLKSILDACFRDNVQACSILPDGSSEHVVRKKGQKAFRLQQYLTKEARRLAKDKERERQQMLEPHKPHE; encoded by the coding sequence ATGTCTAACGAATATATCAACAGAGAACTTTCCTGGCTGGAATTCAATCAGCGCGTGCTGGACCAGGCTGTAAGGACGGATCTTCCTCTTCTGGAACGGCTCAAGTTCCTGGCCATTACCGCCTCCAACCTGGACGAATTTTTCATGGTGCGCGTGGGCGGCCTCCAAATGCTCAGGCATTCCGGTTCCCGCGTAAAGGACATTTCCGGAATGACTCCGACGCGCCAGTTGAAGGCTATCCGTACCCGGGTAGGGCGCATGATTGAAGACCAGTACCGGCTTTTCCATGAGGAAATCCTGCCGTGGATGGAAGTCAACGGCATTAATCCCCTGGCTCTGGAAGACCTCAGCACTTCCCAGAGGCTGACGCTGGAACAATATTTTAACAACCAGATTTTCCCCCTTCTGACTCCGTTGGACATGGATGCGCCGGAAGCGCCGGCCCTTCCGTCCCTCAAGCTCCTGATGGGGGTGGAATTGCGGGACAATGAGACCGGGGACGTACGCGTGAGCGTGGTAGCCCTCCCGGACGGCCTGCCGCGCCGCGTTCCCGTGCCCTCTGCGGAGACGGAGCGCTACGTGATGCTGGAAGACCTGGTGCGGGAATGCATAGGTTCCGTTTTCCCGGGAGAAACCGTTCTTTCCGCCGCCGTGTTCCGCGTCACGCGCAATGGAGATATCGCCGTGCAGGAGGAAGATGCGCTGGACCTGGCGGATGAAATGGAGGAAGTGCTTGTAGCCCGCAAATTCTCCGAATGCGTGCGGCTGGAAATAGAATCTTCCGCTCCCGTTCCCCTTCATGACCGGATCATGCTGATCGTCGGCGCAGGCAAGGCGGAGACCTACGACCTCAAGGGGCCTTTGATGCTTTCCGACTTCATGGAAATGGCCTTTGCCCCCGGCAATGACCAGCTCAAGGTGGAACAATGGTCTCCGCAGCCATCGCCCGCGGTGGATCCCGCCGTCAGCATCTTTGAAAACATCGCCAACGGGGACATTCTGCTCAACCATCCTTATGAAAGTTTTGAGCCGGTTCTGCGTCTGGTGGAGGAAGCGGCGGAAGATCCGGACGTCATCGCCATCAAGCAGGTGCTGTACCGTACCGCCAGGAATTCCCGCATTGTGGCCGCGCTGAAAAAGGCGGCGGAGAGCGGCAAGCAGGTGACGGCCCTGGTGGAATTGAAGGCCAGGTTCGACGAAGCGCGCAATCTGGAAAAGGCGGAGGAGCTCCAGCGTTCCGGGGTGCAGGTGGTTTATGGCGTCAAGGGGCTGAAAACCCATGCAAAAATCTGCCTGGTCGTACGCAGGGAACAGGGCATGCTGCGCCGCTATTGCCATTTCGGCACGGGAAATTACAATGAAGTCACGGCCAAGATTTACACGGATATTTCCTACCTCACCTGCGATGACCAGCTCGGGGCGGACGCCTCCCAGTTTTTCAATTCCGTGACGGGCCGCACCAAGCTCATGCGGTTCCGCAAGCTGTATCCCTCTCCGGCGCTGATGAAGGCCCGTCTCATTGAGCTGATTGAGGGGGAGGCGGAGCGCGCCCGGCAGGGCGAACCTGCACGCATTTCTGCCAAAATGAACAGCCTTCAGGATGTGGAAATTATTGACGCCCTGTACAGGGCCGCCGATGCCGGAGTGGACATTGAACTGAACGTGCGCGGCATCTGCTGTTTGAAAACGGGGCCGCGTCCCAACGGGAAAGTCATTCGCGTCGTCAGCATTGTGGACCGTTATCTGGAACATGCCCGCATTTTCTTTTTCCACCACGGCGGCAACCATCAGCTCTTCATCGCCAGCGCGGACTGGATGACCCGCAATTTGGATAAGAGGGTGGAACTCATGGTTCCGGTGATCAACGGCAGGCTGGCGCGGCGCCTCAAGTCCATTCTGGATGCCTGCTTCAGGGATAACGTGCAGGCATGCAGCATTCTGCCGGACGGCTCTTCCGAGCACGTTGTGCGCAAAAAGGGCCAGAAGGCCTTCCGCCTGCAGCAGTACCTGACCAAGGAGGCGCGTCGGCTTGCCAAGGACAAGGAGCGGGAGCGCCAGCAAATGCTGGAGCCGCACAAGCCGCATGAGTAG
- a CDS encoding VIT domain-containing protein: protein MKLLYFFCLPVVAVCVAAAQTAASRLPSLPPPFMKTECRQGESPVSVVQAEIKSRVMENLAETEVTLVFRNPNSRVMEGELAYPLPAGATVQGYALDINGRMVDGVPVPKKKARVIFENEVRRQIDPGLVEWSGGNMFKTRVYPIPVGGTRTIRLRYSCVLPENAEGVPSLQIPMNFKEKLDSLKLRMEVLNSRKPVVVSSPLDNVEFKGWSSAFLAEKEWKGLSLTEDLFIALPRAEGKKAEEASVFVESSDGKSYAAVFLPPSQAAVNTEARACPGFIHLVWDASGSMKDIDVTKVLDFLKSYLSYGNVGKGVELCLTVVRDRVLPSKTFTVAPDRLEDLSRELKALDYDGATGDLGVAAALYADRKGACMVVSDGLVNFSAAPGRTTPLPEEAYAVVAVPRKDVNLFKSMGFRILDLSTQTVEQAMEKVRSGEVHAGFDDKGDMPWGAFLRYESPGLPAGSVLLVAELEGKGVFTGGIKVSGGGVPDRNIPVSVDTDRALPGTMLRSLYAQAKLNELMRQPASGGRDEAVRELGMEYGMVTPGTSLLVLDSLDQYLEYGVRPSASSPELRAEYDRMMMEGEKREVLKEESARLDRLKTYLASWERLQKWYDSLKYVPAEVLWKQGKMEEAIDAYEKILKQDAGNRYAMKRLKEFRSTLEGVKKAAKAKEERQTLKRKLEKEYAVGMPESVQGMLSLASGFRDVGDYEKAVLLFGNVLKKDPDNAAARRELENISRRMVFSCRAAFDKARAAMQEAVDGASDDPFMFVPVPVSSPVMQFSGNDENSDPFGADFAVDSVNGVPERAPASTVVEEGDLLPPMLEEGAELGLEEENSFSGSATGNTDKITLPTISGAAGGFGSLSENAGALRKSRSGSSPVVNVKAWDSKAPYLAALEAADRPVAVYMRLKEQYGESPGFYMDCADWFAGKGEKALAIQILSNLAELELENRSLLRVLGYKLRYMGELEQAKYIFEIVKNLFPEEPQSYRDLALVLDELGEAQAAFDMYKEVLDRPMPERFTGIEQIVLVEMNRLLSRSKAQGLDLDTRRIDPAFIRPVEADLRVVINWDTDASDMDLWVTDATGEKCYYSNKLTKSGGHLSRDVTQGYGPEEYLVRKAIPGPYRIQTDYYGTHSQKMLAPVTLYAEVYTDYGRPEETRKTSVFRLDGRKQVVHVGDVTYGRNQQEGMTRDYQVKAGETRSSIAADQLGDKERKKEIIRLNPELKEREPKAGEIIKLPR from the coding sequence ATGAAACTGCTGTATTTTTTCTGCCTGCCTGTTGTTGCCGTTTGCGTGGCTGCCGCCCAGACGGCGGCTTCCCGCCTGCCTTCCCTACCTCCCCCTTTCATGAAGACGGAATGCCGCCAGGGGGAAAGTCCCGTTTCCGTCGTTCAGGCGGAAATCAAATCCCGTGTGATGGAAAACCTGGCGGAAACGGAAGTGACTCTGGTATTCCGCAATCCCAACAGCCGCGTGATGGAAGGCGAACTGGCCTATCCCCTGCCTGCCGGCGCCACGGTGCAGGGATATGCCCTGGACATCAACGGCCGCATGGTGGACGGCGTCCCCGTACCCAAGAAAAAGGCCCGTGTCATCTTTGAAAATGAAGTGCGCAGGCAGATTGATCCCGGATTGGTGGAATGGTCCGGCGGCAACATGTTCAAGACGCGCGTTTATCCCATTCCCGTGGGGGGCACGCGCACCATCCGGCTACGTTATTCCTGTGTTCTTCCGGAGAATGCCGAAGGCGTTCCCTCCCTCCAGATTCCGATGAATTTCAAGGAAAAGCTGGACTCCCTCAAGTTGAGGATGGAAGTACTCAACAGCCGGAAGCCGGTCGTCGTTTCCTCCCCGCTGGACAATGTGGAATTCAAGGGCTGGAGCAGCGCGTTTCTGGCTGAAAAGGAATGGAAAGGCTTGTCCCTAACGGAAGATTTGTTCATAGCCCTGCCGCGTGCGGAAGGAAAAAAAGCGGAAGAGGCTTCCGTATTTGTAGAGTCTTCAGACGGCAAGTCTTATGCGGCCGTTTTTCTTCCTCCGTCCCAGGCGGCTGTGAATACGGAAGCCCGGGCATGTCCCGGTTTCATCCATCTGGTATGGGATGCCTCCGGTTCCATGAAGGATATCGATGTAACGAAAGTCCTTGATTTCTTAAAGAGTTATCTTTCTTACGGCAACGTTGGGAAAGGCGTGGAACTGTGTTTGACCGTAGTGAGGGACAGGGTTTTGCCGTCCAAAACCTTCACGGTGGCTCCTGACAGGCTGGAAGATTTGTCCAGGGAATTGAAGGCCCTGGATTATGACGGGGCTACCGGGGATTTGGGTGTGGCCGCGGCCCTCTATGCGGACCGCAAGGGGGCCTGCATGGTTGTGAGTGACGGATTGGTCAATTTCAGCGCTGCTCCCGGGCGGACCACACCTCTTCCGGAAGAGGCGTATGCCGTGGTGGCCGTTCCCCGCAAGGATGTCAACCTGTTCAAGAGCATGGGTTTTCGGATTCTTGACCTGAGTACCCAGACGGTGGAGCAGGCCATGGAAAAGGTCCGTTCCGGAGAGGTACATGCCGGTTTTGACGACAAGGGAGACATGCCCTGGGGTGCTTTTCTCCGGTATGAATCTCCCGGGCTTCCGGCGGGCTCCGTTCTGCTGGTGGCGGAACTGGAAGGGAAAGGCGTGTTTACGGGAGGAATAAAAGTTTCCGGCGGTGGTGTTCCGGACAGGAACATCCCGGTAAGCGTAGATACGGATCGGGCCCTTCCAGGCACCATGTTGCGGTCCTTGTATGCCCAGGCCAAATTGAACGAATTGATGCGCCAGCCAGCTTCCGGAGGCAGGGATGAGGCAGTCAGGGAACTGGGAATGGAATACGGCATGGTAACTCCCGGCACATCCCTGCTGGTGCTGGATTCCCTGGACCAGTACCTGGAATACGGAGTCCGGCCTTCTGCCTCTTCTCCGGAATTGCGTGCTGAATATGACAGAATGATGATGGAAGGAGAAAAGAGGGAAGTCTTGAAAGAAGAAAGCGCCCGGCTTGACAGATTGAAAACTTATCTTGCCTCCTGGGAGCGGCTGCAGAAGTGGTACGACAGCTTGAAATATGTTCCGGCGGAAGTTTTGTGGAAGCAGGGAAAAATGGAGGAAGCTATTGACGCATATGAGAAAATATTGAAGCAGGATGCCGGAAACAGGTATGCCATGAAACGCCTGAAAGAGTTCAGGAGTACGCTGGAAGGTGTGAAAAAGGCCGCGAAGGCGAAAGAAGAACGCCAGACCTTGAAAAGAAAACTGGAAAAGGAATATGCCGTAGGGATGCCGGAAAGCGTTCAGGGCATGTTGTCCCTGGCGTCCGGATTCCGCGATGTCGGCGATTATGAAAAAGCGGTGCTTCTGTTCGGCAATGTGCTGAAAAAAGATCCTGATAACGCAGCAGCCCGCCGTGAGCTGGAAAATATTAGCCGCAGAATGGTTTTCTCCTGCAGGGCCGCCTTTGACAAAGCCAGGGCCGCCATGCAGGAAGCTGTGGATGGCGCGTCTGACGATCCCTTCATGTTTGTTCCTGTTCCTGTTTCTTCTCCTGTGATGCAGTTTTCCGGTAACGATGAGAATTCGGATCCTTTTGGAGCCGATTTCGCGGTTGATAGCGTCAATGGAGTTCCAGAAAGAGCACCCGCCAGCACGGTTGTCGAAGAAGGAGACCTTTTACCGCCTATGTTGGAAGAGGGCGCCGAGTTGGGATTGGAAGAGGAAAATTCTTTCTCCGGTAGTGCTACGGGAAATACGGATAAAATAACATTGCCGACGATTTCCGGTGCGGCCGGAGGGTTTGGCAGCTTAAGCGAAAATGCAGGGGCTTTGAGAAAGAGCCGTTCCGGCAGTTCCCCCGTGGTCAATGTGAAGGCATGGGATTCCAAGGCTCCGTATCTGGCTGCCCTGGAGGCAGCCGACCGGCCTGTTGCAGTGTATATGAGGCTTAAGGAACAGTATGGAGAAAGTCCCGGATTTTATATGGACTGCGCGGATTGGTTTGCCGGAAAGGGGGAGAAGGCGCTTGCCATTCAAATTCTCTCCAATTTGGCGGAACTGGAGCTGGAAAACCGTTCCCTGCTCCGGGTTTTGGGCTACAAGCTGCGCTACATGGGGGAACTGGAACAGGCAAAATACATTTTTGAGATTGTGAAAAACCTGTTTCCGGAAGAACCGCAGTCTTACCGGGACCTGGCTCTGGTACTGGACGAACTGGGAGAAGCCCAAGCGGCGTTCGATATGTACAAGGAGGTGCTGGACCGCCCGATGCCGGAACGTTTTACCGGTATAGAGCAAATCGTACTGGTGGAAATGAACCGTCTGCTTTCCCGCAGCAAGGCCCAAGGGCTGGATTTGGATACCAGAAGAATTGACCCCGCCTTCATCAGGCCTGTTGAAGCGGATTTGCGCGTGGTCATTAATTGGGATACGGACGCATCGGACATGGACTTGTGGGTGACGGACGCCACCGGGGAAAAATGCTATTACAGTAATAAATTGACCAAGTCCGGCGGTCATCTTTCCCGTGACGTGACGCAGGGCTACGGTCCGGAAGAATACCTCGTGCGCAAGGCAATTCCCGGTCCCTACAGAATCCAGACGGACTATTACGGAACCCATTCGCAAAAAATGCTGGCGCCCGTTACCCTCTATGCGGAGGTATATACGGACTATGGCCGCCCGGAGGAAACCCGCAAAACGTCCGTGTTCCGTCTGGACGGAAGAAAGCAGGTGGTTCACGTGGGAGATGTGACGTATGGCCGGAATCAGCAGGAGGGCATGACACGCGATTACCAGGTGAAGGCCGGGGAAACGCGCTCTTCCATTGCAGCGGATCAGTTGGGAGATAAGGAACGGAAGAAGGAGATCATCCGGTTGAATCCAGAATTAAAGGAACGGGAGCCGAAGGCAGGAGAAATCATCAAGCTTCCCCGGTGA